Below is a genomic region from Methanococcus maripaludis.
TTCCAAGTTTAAGGTGTTTTCCATGTTTTTTGATATACTTCCAAGGGTCGGATTAAAACCAAAAGATTACATTCTTAAATTCATACTTCCTGCAAGCGCAATTTCAATCCTATTATTAATTTTAGGAATAACCTACTTTTCAGGATACACCCGATTAGTTGTATTATTTTTACCGCTTCTTTTAATGGGAAGTGCTATAGGTTATCCCTACATTGAACTCGATTCACAGCGCCAGAAAATAAACGAAAGACTCCACATATTTATTACAAAATTTGGTGTCCTTTCGATCACGGATTTAGATAGAAAAGAATTAATGCACCTTTTAGCAACTGAAAAAGAAGAATTAGGCCAGCTTGCAATTGAGTCCCACAAAATCTTCGTATTAATTAAAAGATGGAACCAGTCCCTTGCAGAATCCTGCAGATTTTTGGCAAACAGATCTCCAAGCAACCAGTTCGGTGATTTTTTAGACCGTATGGCATATTCAATAGACAGCGGTCAGGATTTAAAAGAATTTTTAAGTGGGGAACAGGACGTTGTGATGGAAGATTACGGTGAATTTTATAAAAGGGCAATCTACACGCTCGATACATTTAAAGAAATGTACGTCAGCGCGGTGACTTCGGTGTCATTTTTCGTAACTTTTGCGATTATTGCACCATTTTTGCTCCCTTATGACTTTGTTACAATGGTAACTGTCGCCCTTTTGGGATTTATACTGATTGAAGTTATACTGGTTTATGCAATAAAGAGCAGACTTCCCTATGATCGTTTGTGGCATACTGGAGAAAGACCAACCAAAATCGACTTAAAATTAAAAAAATGGCTAATAATTTCAGTTATTGGAACAGTATTGGTCACAATATTCCTACTCTGGGGAAAATTTATTGGAGAAATACCCCAAATAATGAAATTACCCTACCAGATAATTTTCGCGCTTGGAATGAGCCCCCTTGCAATTGGAGGATACTTTGCACAGCGTGAAGAAAATATCGTAATTAGAAAAGAATTCAACTTTCCAGATTTTTTAAGGTCATTGGGAGATTCAGTTAGTGCAAAAGGTGGTGGTATGACCGATTCACTAGAATACCTCTCATCAAACGACTTTGGACCACTAACAAAAGATCTAGAAGGACTTTACAAAAGAGTATCAATTAGGGTGAACAGTCAGAAAGCATGGCGATACTTTGGATATGACACCTGCAGCTACATGATACAGCTTTTCTCCGAAATGTTTGAACGATGTACATTTTTAGGAGGAAATGCGGGTCTTGCTGCACACATGATTGGAAAAAACTTCAGAAAAATCATTAACTTGAGAAGAGCAAAATATCAAAGTGTTAGCCAGTTTTCTGGAATTATGTACGGATTATCTGGAGGTATGGCACTTACCCTATATGCATCAGCAGGGGTTGCAAACATGGTAAATGGCCTCTATACAGGTCTTGATATACCCGACACTATGATTTCTTTGGTGAATATCATAACCCCTGAAGACTTCAACCTAGTTGCATATTTAATATATGGGGTGCTTGTAATTTATTCGATTGTTTCAGGATACCTGATAAAATTGATGGATGGGGGACACTATCAAGTTTCACTCATGCACTTTGTGATAATGCTCTGGGTTGCATCAATAGTTGGATACATCACAGAAGTAATGACCGGAAGCCTGCTTGGAACGAGCCTCCCAATTTAATTATTTGAATAATGAACCAATTAAGAAAGCAATTAATACCAAATTCGTTACTATTTTTATATTTCTTGAAGCTTTTTTCGCCTCTTTTTTTGAAGGATTTTTTACAAGGTTGTATATTCCAATTAAAAATAATAAATCACAGAATACCACAGAAAGCATATAATAAATTCCAAAAAATCCAAATAAATACGGTAAAGGACTTAAAAAAACTGCAAATACGAGCAAAAATGCAGCAATGTATACCGACTTTTCACCGCATTTTATCGGAATTGAAATTACCTTTTCTTGTATATCTCCCTCTATATCTTCATAATCCTTAATTATTTCTCGAGACCACATTGCAAATAACGCACACAAAAATAGCATTATTGTAACATCTATATTTCCAACCGCAATTCCACCAAAAATAAACACTGAACCTGTTAAGTATGCCACAATTAAGTTTCCGATGATTTTATTCTTTTTATAAGTACTCGCATACTGTTGGAGTACGATAGAATTTAAAACTGCCATTAAAAAGCATGCCATATTAAATAAAGAGATAAATAACCCTACAAACACCAATAAATATGAAAATACCCTTGCATCAGTTAATGAAAGTCTTTTTGAAGGAATGGGTCGTTCTGGTTTGTTTATTTTATCAATTTTTAAATCATAGATATCATTTAAAGCATTTCCAAACCCGCAAACTAAAAAAACGACTATCGATGCGAGAATTAGATCATAGACTGTAGCAAGATTGAAGTAGGATGCAATCAAACCCCCGATAAATGCCCCAAAAGATGCCGTTAAACAATTTTTTAACCTAATTAACTCAAAATATGCTTTTATATCCATATCTTCACCTACCTTAAAATATATAGCTATAAACTTAGATAAATAGGTTGATACTTCTAATCCGTGATAAAATGTTGAAATTTGGAACCGCAGGAATCCCAATAAATGCGAAAAGCACCGAAAATGCACTTGAATATCTAAAAAAAATTAATCTTGATGCAATGGAACTTGAATTTGTTCGTGGTGTCAACTTAAAAAGTGAAAAAGCAGAACTTTTAGCAAAAAATTTGGAAATTACGCTCAGTGCACACGCCCCATATTATATCAATTTAAATGCAAAAGAACCTGAAAAAATCGAATCCAGTATTAAGAGAATCGTTGATTCTGCAAAAATTATTCATATATTCAACAAAAAAAATTCCGAAAATAAAAATGTGGTTTTTCATTCTGGATTTTATTTAAAACAGGATCAAAAATTAGTTTATGAGAAAATAAAAGCAAATACCCAAAGAATAATTGAAATAATGGATGAAAATAAAATAAATGCTATGTTGAGGCCAGAAACTACTGGAAAAGGTTCACAGTTTGGAAGCGTTGATGAATTAATCCAGTTATCAACTGAAATTGAAATAATGCCCTGCATTGACTTTTCACATGTTTATGCGCGAAGTCTTGGAAAAATAAATGATTACGATTCCTTTTCAAATATTTTATCAAAACTTGAGAATAATCTCGGAAAAAAAGGAATTAAAGACATGCACATCCACATTTCAGGAATTGAATTTGGAAATGGCGGAGAAAAAAAACATCTCCCGATATCAAATTCTGAATTTAAGTATTTAGAGGTATTAAAAGCTTTAAAAGATTTTGAGTGTTCTGGTACTGTTATCTGTGAAAGTCCGAGATTAGAATACGATGCAGTTATTTTAAAAAAGAATTATGAAGAATTGTAAGAAATTACTGCTGAACTGGAACTATCGAAATTTTTTTAAGAGAATTTCCCTTTTTACATTCTACTTTTTCTGGAAGTATTGAAGAAACCCGGTATTTTCCAGATATTCCTTCAGGATGGCATGAAAGGTAATTTTCACAGCATACTCTGTCACAGTGGACATCTACATGCGTTAAAGTTACGCCTTCAAGCGCTTTTTTAGATTCTATTATTATTGTAAATTCTGCAGGCATTACTTCTACCACCTTAACACCGTTTTCATGGACTGTGCACGGGTGATTTGCAGATCGGACACTTACTATTTTGTATCTCGTTCCAACATCCAGGTTATTGTGACATATTCTTTTAAATCTGCAAGGTTCGCATTCTTCGAGTGGCCCAAGATAAATAAACTCATTTCCAGTTTTTGCAAGCTCGCTGCCAATTAAGGTTATTTTTTTCATGAATAAATCACCGATAATAAGATTGAATAAATAGTACTAACTATAATAATCGAAATTATATTATATAAACAATGTCAAATAGATTTCAGTCGAAAATTACAGGTGTTTTATATGTGCGGAATAATCGGGTATATCGGAAATGAACGGGCTTCAAAAGTACTGTTAAACGGATTAAAAAGGCTAGAATATAGGGGATACGATAGCTGCGGAATTGCAACTATTGATGATACGATTAAACTTAAAAAAAATACTGGAAAAGTTTTGGAAGTTTCCAAAAAAGAAAATTTTGAAGATATGACTGGATTTACTGGAATAGGGCATAGTAGGTGGGCGACACATGGCGGGATTACAAAAAACAATGCGCACCCGCACTACGACTGTAGCGAAAAAATTTGCATTGCTCATAATGGAATCATATCTAATTACCGGGAATTAAAAGAGTTTTTAATTTCAAAAGGCCATGTTTTCAAATCCGAAACTGATACTGAAGTTATCCCGCATTTGATTGAAGAAGAACTAAAAAATTTTGAAGAATTAACCGAAAATAACTATATTGAGGGACTTAAAAATGCAATTGGAAAACTTAAAGGAACTTACGCACTTTTAATTTTAAATCAGGCTTTTCCAGAAACATTGATCGGAGTTAGGAACGAAAGTCCACTGATTTTAGGGATAAAAAATGATGAATGTTTTATTGGAAGTGATATTTCGGCATTTTTAGAATACACTAAACTTGCAATGCCGCTAAATGATTGCGATATGGTAATTTTAAGAAAAAAAAACAATAAAATAGATATTGAAGTCTTAAACGATGGAAAAAAGGTTGAAAGAGAAATTATTGAACTTCAGTGGGACATGGAAAGTGCTGAAAAGGAAGGATTCGACCACTTCATGTTAAAAGAAATTATGGAAGAACCGGTTATCTTAAAAAATTCAATGAAAATTTCAAAACCTGAAATTGAAAATCTTGCAAAAGAAATTGAAAAATGTGATAAAATATACATCACCGCAATGGGCACTTCACTTCATGCTGCAATGGTTGCGGAATACTGGTTCTCAGGATTAAATAAATTAGTTATTCCACTCGATTCATCTGAATTTTTAATAAAAGGAATTGTTGATGAGAAAACTTTAGTTATTGGGATAACTCAAAGTGGTGAAACATACGACACCATGAAAGCAATCAAATACGCTAAAGAAAAGGGTGCAAAAACTGCAACTATAGTAAACGTGCTTGGAAGCACCGCGACTAGGGAAGCGGATATCACGATAATGATGGGTTCAGGCCTAGAAATTGCGGTTTGTGCAACAAAAACATTCATGTCACAGCTTGTTATTTTATACCGGTTATTCATTGAGTATGGTAAAATCGTCGGAAAAAATATGGATATTTTTGAAAAAGAATTACTAAATATTCCAGATTACATTTCAAAAGTTTTGGATGAAAAAGAAAATATCTCAAAAATTGCAAAAGAAATAACCGCTAAAAACTATCTTTTCATTTCAAAAGGAATTAATCTTGCAAATGCCCTTGAAGGGGCTTTAAAATTCAAAGAAATAACCTATTTGCATGCAGAAGGAATGAGCAGCGGATTTTTAAAACACGGGACAATTTCACTAATTGATGAAAATATGGATACGGTTGCACTAATTCCGCCTTCAAAATCCGAACTTTTAAGTTCCGTTCTTTCAAATGTAGAAGAAATAAAAGCAAGAAATGGTAAAGTCATCGGAATTTCACCGGTTGAAAATAATTTAGAATATTTGGTAAAAGTTCCGGATGTAATTGAAGAAGTGAGCCCTTTTGTTTATGCGCCGGTTTGCCAGCTTTTAGCATATTATAAAGCTGTTGAGTTAAAAAGAGATGTAGATAAGCCACGGGGGCTTGCAAAAAGTGTTACAGTTGAGTAATTCGTTTTAATCTTTTCTTTTTTTCAATATCTACGCCCATATTTTCTTCGAGCTCCACCATTTTTGGCGGAAGTTCGTCCCATCTCCAAAAGCCCCTTAATACCTCGCTTTCTGGGAAGTATTTCTTGAGATATTTTACCCATCTTTCAAAGTAGTCTGGATAAAGTTTTTTTACTCTCAAAAATTCGCTGTTTAATGCTGAAGGGCATAAATAACAGCCGATTCTTTCAAATCCTTTATCGTACATCGGATTGTAGGATATATCTTTTGAAAATATGTAACTCCAAACGTCAAGTGAATTCCAGTCGAGAATCGGAAATATATTTGTCTGGAAATCGATAAACCCACTTTTTCTTTCGTAATCTAGATTTGCACGGGTGAAACTTTCATATTTTCTTGAACCATCAATTGTAAGAACTTTTTTGTTTCCATACTTCTTTTTTAAGTATCTTTTCAAAGGCATGAGTTTGCATGCACTGTTACACCATCGATTGTCTTTCGTTGGAATACCTTCTTTTTCAAGATTATCCCAGAAATTATCCCCGTCTACAGTATCAAGATTTATATCGTATTTTTTTGCAAAATCTTTTACATAATTTAGGGTTTCTGGATATTCTAAACCCGTATCGATAAATACAACGTCTAAATCAGGAATAACTTCTTTTGAAATTAAAGTACATACTGCACTGTCCTTTCCACCACTAAATGATGCATTTATTACATAGCCTTTTCGTTTGTATTTTTCAACTGCATCCTGAAGGATTTCTATTGAATATTCAATCTTTTCATCAAGATTTTCTTTATTGTTTTCCAAATAATCTGCAATCTTTTGAAAGTCAAGTTCCTTTTTCCTTGAAAGGTCTTTTACTTTTATCCGATCCTCTTTTCTAACCCCCACACCTAAAAAGTCCCCAATTTTAACTCCAATATATTCAAAATCATCTTTTAATGCTTCATTCAATTCTTCAGGGTTTTCCAAAAGTTCTTCTTTAATATATTTTCCTTTAAGCCTTTTTTTAGTATATTTTAAGGAAATTTTTGGATCTTCGATCATGTAATAAAGAGGAGAGGGAATAAATTTCCAAGTTAAATCTAGTAAATCAAATTCGAGTGTTCCAATCTGATCTTCAGAAACGTAAACCCTTTTTCTGTAATCAATTCCTGAAAGCTTTTCTAAAAGGATTAAATCATCTTCTTGGAAGTTTTTTCCGGTTAAATCATTTAAAATCTTTATTTCGTACGGTGATGCAAATTTTGTGTCTTCTTTGAACATAGTTTTTACCTACAAATCTTCACTTTAATTTAAATTATAATTTTTCTTCAAGATAATTAACAAAATCTCCAATTTCTGGGATATATGCCCCACAAGCGAATTTATGTCCTCCACCACTTCCTCCAACCTTTTTAGAAGCGTAATTTATCGCAGTTGCGAGGTTTATATCTTGTGCAAAAGATAACAGCTTTGGACATCTTGCTGAAACCTTGTATCCGCCATCTACTTCAGAAACTGCAAAAATTGGCTTTTTCCAATCAACCTTTTCAAGAGAATAGCTCATTCCAGCAACAATTCCAACGATGTTTCCCGTTATTGCATTTTTATCAACTTCAAAGTACTGGAAGTTTTCCTTCTGAACTATTTCAACTTCGTTTCGTAAAAAATCCATCGAACCTGCGAGATTTCTTTTGTGTTTTTTGAGCATTCTAAGCATTTTACTGTAGTTTTTGTCTCGATCCCCTTTTAGAACTTCAAGAGGAACCTCATATTCATCGTATCTCGAACATCCGTTTATACAGGTTGAAAATTCTTCCAGATTTTTCAAATTCGATTTAAATTCTTCATTTACTAACTCGTAGCTTTCTCCAAAAATAACTTTTGGAAGGTGTATTCGCCAGGCAGGGGGGATATATCGACTGCACTTGTGTAAAAACTCACTTCCCATGATTTTTTTCTGTTCGAATGTGAGATCACACAGATAATCTTTTGGAATTATATTGGTTCCGTGCTTTCTGTTTACATTGTTTATAAAGTTAATTATTCGAGAGTCGTTATCTGTAAGATCGGTCCTAACATCGGTAAAATATTTAATTGAAGTAAAAAGTGGCCTCGTGTGTTTCCCATAAAACTGTAAATCAGGACTTACTGAAATATCTCCTGCATTAATTGCATCCCTTAATATTAAATCCCTATTCAATCCAATTAAATTTCCTTCAAGACTCTGAACGTCTCCAACAGCCCCTAAAACTGCATATTTTGCAAGGTCGGTAAAACGCGGATTACATATCTTTGCAAAAAGATAACAAACTCCAGCACCGCAGATTTCTTTTCCGCCATCAATTCCATTGTTGTGAGGATTTACATTTACGATATTTTCAGGAATTTTTTCATTTGATATCAGGTGGTGGTCTAAAATAATTATTTTTGGCTTTTTTGAGAGTTCTTTTAACTTTTCATTTATTAAATCAATCTGGCCACTTCCAAGGTCTGCAAATATTATCAAATCATTGTCAAAAGGAATTGTATCGATTGTTCCGTAATCGATCTGCCTTAGAAATAAAAATTCGGCTTCAATATTCAATCTTTCGAGAACTTTTTCCAAAATAATTCTGGAATTTATACCATCTGTATCGATGTGGGTACATACTAGTATCTTTTTTTCCCGATTTTTTCTAAGTAATTTAACTGCTCTTTTTAAATTAAGTAAATATTCCATAATAACACCGTTATTCCAAAAATAAAATACAAATTAGACGTTTAAAACTCGAAACTCATTAGAGTACTATTTATATAATATAAAATTAATATATATGTATAATTGACCCTTAAAAAACCATAGAAGGAATATTTATGGATTATCAAACATTACTCCTTGTGTTAATTTCCGGTATAATAGGTTATGTGTTCACAAAAATATCAAAATCTATGACAGGATACTACCTAGTTCTTGTACTAATGTGTACGATTAATACATACGTACTTTTGGAAATGGCATTGAAAACATTGAGTACTGAGGGCATTGTTCCAGTTATCGGATTTTCAATAGCTACAATGGTAGTATTTGAAATTTCAAGAGCATATTTTGATAACTCATTGAGTATTGATACCTCAAGTTTTCGCGGTCTCCAAGAATTTGGGCTTGAGTACTACATAGCCATTATTTTATTCTACTCGGCATTGTTGTTCGTATTTTTACTATATATCATACCACTGGGATACATGAGTATGATATATATTTCAGTGATTATGCTGATTACATCATTTGCACTTGTTGGAAACAGTATTGTTCGGTACTGGGCATTTGAACTATACTTGGTAGTATACCTGATATTAATGGTCGGTTTAATCTTGTTGAATGTAATAGAAATTGAATACTATCCAACAGTACTTGCCCCATATCTGTTTGTTCTAGTATATTACTTGGAAATGAGATCGTTTATAAAAAAAAGAGCTTCGGGAAGAATTTCATTGAAAAAAACTCTTCTAAGATAATCACAAATCATGTATTTCCAAATTTTTAGTTTTTGTATCATATATAAAAAATCCTGTCGAAGAAGGGTTTACTATTAATGAATTTCCGATTTTATCAATGCACCTGCTTTCATGAATATGGCCGCATGCACACAAAACCGGTTTAAATTCTTCGACAATTTTTCTAACTGCACTGCTTCCAACGTTTCCCGCATCATACCTGTCAGCCATTGTATCTTTTGGAGGGACGTGAGAAATTAAAATAAAATTATTTTTAATGTCCATATTTTCATCTTTTAAAATATTAATAAACCTATTATATATCTCGTCTTCAGAATACTCATTTGGACTGCATATGGGGGTCTTGTTTGATCCCCCTAGTCCGATAAAAATAGTATCATCGAATTTAACCATTTTTTCATCAACATTTAAACCCGATTCGTTCATTTTTTCTTTTACATCTGAACATTCCCAGTTTCCAGGAATTAAAAAAACTTTTATCCTTTCGTTTAAATTTTTTAAAAAATCAATAATTCTAGTATCCCCTTCATGGACGATATCGCACGAATCATTCTGATTCTCTGACTTCACAAAGCTACGCTTCGTAAAATCTCCAGAAATTAAAATAGCGTCAGGTTTGTATCTTAAAAGTTTATCAAAATTAATTATACGGTCATGTAAGTCTGTTAATCCAATAATTCTCATAGAACCGCCATAAATTATCCTGAGAGGTTTGACAGTTCTGCAGTAGCATCGGATATCGCATCTGCGAGTGCCTGTGTTGTCTGGTTTGTTGAATTTGTTATCTGTTTTCCAGTATTTGATACATTACTTGCGTAGAAGTATGCTGCGATTGCTGCAACTGCAACTGCTGCCATTACCAGAATACCGATTTCCATTGATAACTGACCTTTTTTTGAAATTAACTTTTTTATAACCATTATAAAACTCCTTAAAAGTTAGCTAGAATTTATAGAAGACCAGTTTATGGAATTATTTTGGATTAATTCTATTTGATTATGGGTTTCGCTTAGTTCGGAACTCCAATCCACACTTGCTGCTTTTGCATTTTTAGCGTAGGAGTATGCTGCGATTGCTGCAACTGCAACTGCTGCTGCAACGAGGATACCAATCTCCATTGATACCTGACCTTTTTTTGATGTTAGTTTAAAAAATACCATCCACTATCCCCAAATAATAAAAAAATTAAAAATAGTTAAAGAATAGCTGCCATTATGCGCTAGAATTTATGGAAGACCAGTTTACACTGCTGTCTGTAACTGCTTCCAACTGATCGAGTGTATCGGTTACCTTACCTGTTGTATCTTCACTTGCTGCTTTTGCATTTTTAGCGTAGAAGTATGCTGCGATTGCTGCAACTGCAACTGCTGCTGCAACGAGGATACCAATCTCCATTGATACCTGACCTTTTTTTGATGTTAATTTTTCTAAAAATTTCATTGAATACCACCTGAACAGTGTTATAGGTTCATTAATCCATATATGCCACAGAATATATATATTTATTTATTTAGTTTTGAACATTAAAGATAGTATAATAATCGATACGATCGAAGAATAACTTTTAAAAGAAAAAAAGTGGAAGTACTGGGATTTGAACCCAGGTCCAGGGATTTCTCCTGCATCGGGCTTTAGTCCACGCAACAAACTTGTGTTTGTGCGCCTTAAAAATCCTTAGATTCTTAAGAAGGCCATATAGGCACTTGGAGTCCCCGATGATAGACCAGACTACACCATACTCCCTATTGCACATTATAAGAATAAAAAAAGATATATATATAATTTACTGTTAAATCCATTATTTAGTAATTTCTTTGATTGCGATTTTTAGTAGTGTAAAATAAAATTTGAAAATATGATCGATCTCGCTTTTGAAATAGTTCTTCCAATAGCATTTGGAATTATAATAGGTTATATACTTAAGAATGCATATAGTAACAACTGCTTTGTATTAATTGGATTTTTTACAGGAATTATCGTAACTGCATTTAGGCTCTACAGATTTATGAAAAAACATCAAAAACAGCTGAAAGAAAACAGAAAACGAAAATGACAGGTTGATTAGGTGAGATTTTGGAATTAATTGTAAAAGAAGAATCAAAAACGGATTATAATTACGGATCTGATCCATACAAAAGAGACATAAAAACGCTTCTAAATACGGGACTTGTTGTAATCGATAAGCCATCTGGCCCAACTTCCCACGAAGTTGCCGCATGGGTTAGAAACATGCTAAATTTAGTTAAAGCAGGGCATGGTGGAACGCTTGACCCAAAAGTTACAGGTGCACTTCCTGTAGCATTAGGAAACACCACAAAGTGTGTTCCGATCTGGCACATCCCTCCAAAAGAATACGTGTGTTTGATGCATCTGCATGACGATGCTAAACTTGAAGATATTGAAAATATTTTCAAAGAATTTACTGGAAGAATTCATCAAAGACCCCCTTTAAAAGCTGCTGTCAAAAGAAGCCTTAGAATTAGAAAAATATACGAAATTGAGATTTTGGAAATCGATGGTCGAGATATATTATTTAGAACAAAATGCCAGTCCGGAACGTATTTAAGAAAACTTGTAGATGATATGGGAGAAGCTCTTGGAACATCTGCACACATGCAGGAACTTAGAAGAACGATTAGTGGGCCATTTTATGAAAATGAAGCCGTTTATTTGCAGGATTTACTCGATGCATATATATTCTGGAAAGAAGACGGAAACGAAGAAGAATTAAGAAAATTAGTAAAACCTCTTGAATACGGGCTACAACACCTTAAAAAAATAATTGTAAAGGATAGCGCAGTCGATGCAGTATGCCATGGAGCTACACTTTATTCTTCAGGAGTTTCAAAAATTGAAAAGGGAATTGGAACTGATGAAGTTGTTCTGATCGAAACACTAAAAGGAGAAGCCGTTGCAGTTGGAAAACCACTCATGAATACAAAAGACATGCTAAAAACCGAAGAAGGCGAAGTTGTAGAAATAACGCGTGTGATAATGGAACCTGGGATCTATCCTAGAATCTGGAAAAAAAGAAATAAAAATGATAAAACTAAAGCGGAATCAAAGAAGAAATAAATTAGCGGTGAATATTATGAAGATTATAATTGACGAAAATTACTGTAAAGGATGCGACATCTGCATTGAAGTGTGCCCAAAAGACGTTTACAAAAAGTCAGAAACACTGAATAAAAAAGGAATTTACCCGCCCATTCCAGTAAACCCAAAAGAATGTACAAACTGCCAGCTCTGCATATTACAATGCCCAGATCAGGCAATTACTGTTGAAACTGAAGAATAAATGTGAAAAAATGCTTGCAATTGCAACAAAACTTACTAAAATTAATTATGATTATGAAAAATTGCTTGAAATAAACAGAACCGTTTCAAAATCTTTTGATTACCACGTTATAGATGCTGAAACTACTTTGTTAGATGAAAATATTCTTGAAGACTTAAAAAAAGCAGTTTTGACGGTTCAAAGTAAAAGAACCGATTCTTTTGAACTTTTGGAAAAATATGCATCATATGATTTTGATATATGCGTTGTTTTAGGAAATCGCGCATATCTTTCAGAAAAAGAGTCTAATTTTAAAAAAACAAGGATTTTGGATGTTTTAGAAAAAGCAGTTTCTTACAAAAATAAAATTTGGGTAGGAACTGAAGGGGTCGAAAAACTTGTAAAAGATTTTATCGAAAAAAACGATTTAATTTCTTATTATGTTTACGGCTGTGAAAATCCAGATATTTCTTCAAAAAAAGCAATTTACATACCTTATTGTAAAAAAATGGATGAAAATATTTTAAATTCCATGAAAAACTACCTTGGACGGCGTGAAGATTATCACGGAAACTGGCAAGATTTTATAATTTCACTTGAAGACTTAAAAAATAAAGATTTAAATAAATTTAAAGACCATGTTATTGTTGGATATCCAATAAATCAGGATTATGAAAATATTTTAAACTTTAAAAATAAATTTTTGAAAAAATAACTTTTTTTATTTATTATTTTTTTATCGAATTCATGAACCGGTGTTTTATTTCTGTTGGAACTAAATTGATATTTGGAACGTTTTCGTTGTGTGGTTTTGCTTTTGCCACAATTACTTTTGTGCCGGATTCACTTAATGCGAGTTTGAGTGCATCCCTTAACTGTTCTTCATTAGCTACACCAATTGAATCTATTCCGCATGCTTTTGAAACCTGGTATAAATCAGTACAGGTCGAATGAGTTTCCTGATTTCCAGTTGATCCGTAAGCGCAGTTGTCGACAATTAATAGTAAAAAGTCTTTTGGAGCAGTTTTTCCAATTGTTGCAAGAGAGCCCATGTTCATCAGAACAGAACCATCCCCATCAATTGCAATTACCTTTTCATCTACAGAAAGTGCTAACCCATGTCCGATGGATGATGATAAACCCATCGATCCTAACATGTAGAAGTTTTTTTCCCTGTCGTTTATTTTAAAGAGTTCTTTACTTGGGATTCCGATGTTACAAACAACTATTTCATCGGTCACGTATTCCAGTAAAATTTTAATAATTTCATATCTTGTAAGTTCCATACTATTCCCCGTACTTTTGAATTATTTTTTTTAAATCGAGTTTTCCATTGTGTATTGTAGTTCCAATCAATACTCCAGAAATTCCAAGTTCCTTTGAAATTTTCAAATCTTCTT
It encodes:
- a CDS encoding RNA-guided pseudouridylation complex pseudouridine synthase subunit Cbf5: MELIVKEESKTDYNYGSDPYKRDIKTLLNTGLVVIDKPSGPTSHEVAAWVRNMLNLVKAGHGGTLDPKVTGALPVALGNTTKCVPIWHIPPKEYVCLMHLHDDAKLEDIENIFKEFTGRIHQRPPLKAAVKRSLRIRKIYEIEILEIDGRDILFRTKCQSGTYLRKLVDDMGEALGTSAHMQELRRTISGPFYENEAVYLQDLLDAYIFWKEDGNEEELRKLVKPLEYGLQHLKKIIVKDSAVDAVCHGATLYSSGVSKIEKGIGTDEVVLIETLKGEAVAVGKPLMNTKDMLKTEEGEVVEITRVIMEPGIYPRIWKKRNKNDKTKAESKKK
- a CDS encoding ferredoxin family protein; its protein translation is MKIIIDENYCKGCDICIEVCPKDVYKKSETLNKKGIYPPIPVNPKECTNCQLCILQCPDQAITVETEE
- the comE gene encoding sulfopyruvate decarboxylase subunit beta; this translates as MELTRYEIIKILLEYVTDEIVVCNIGIPSKELFKINDREKNFYMLGSMGLSSSIGHGLALSVDEKVIAIDGDGSVLMNMGSLATIGKTAPKDFLLLIVDNCAYGSTGNQETHSTCTDLYQVSKACGIDSIGVANEEQLRDALKLALSESGTKVIVAKAKPHNENVPNINLVPTEIKHRFMNSIKK